The proteins below come from a single Miscanthus floridulus cultivar M001 chromosome 1, ASM1932011v1, whole genome shotgun sequence genomic window:
- the LOC136475008 gene encoding LOW QUALITY PROTEIN: eukaryotic peptide chain release factor subunit 1-2-like (The sequence of the model RefSeq protein was modified relative to this genomic sequence to represent the inferred CDS: deleted 1 base in 1 codon): MSDGQETDKNIEIWKIKKLIKALEAARGNGTSMISLIMPPRDQISRVTKMLGDEYGTASNIKSRVNRQSVLAAITSAQQRLKLYNKVPPNGLVLYTGTIVTEDGKEKKVTIDFEPFRPINASLYLCDNKFHTEALNELLESDDKFGFIVMDGNGTLFGTLSGNTREVLHKFTVDLPKKHGRGGQSALRFARLRMEKRHNYVRKTAELATQFFINPATSQPNVAGLILAGSADFKTELSQSDMFDQRLQAKILNIVDVSYGGENGFNQAIELSAEILANVKFIQEKKLIGKYFEEISQDTGKYAFGVDDTLKALEMGAVETLIVWENLDVNRYVLKNSATGETVVKHLNKEQEADQSHFRDPATNAELEVQEKTSLLEWFANEYKKFGCTLEFVTNKSQEGSQFCRGFGGIGGMLRYQLDIRSFDELSDDEGVYEDSD; this comes from the exons ATGTCTGACGGTCAGGAAACTGACAAGAACATCGAGATTTGGAAGATCAAGAAGTTGATCAAGGCATTGGAAGCTGCTAGAGGCAATGGCACCAGCATGATCTCTCTGATTATGCCACCACGTGACCAAATTTCCCGTGTGACCAAGATGTTGGGTGATGAATATGGTACTGCTTCAAACATTAAGAGTAGAGTCAATCGGCAATCTGTTTTAGCAGCCATCACTTCAGCTCAGCAGAGGCTGAAGCTGTATAACAAGGTTCCCCCAAATGGACTTGTTCTCTACACTGGAACAATTGTTACTGAAGATGGCAAGGAAAAGAAAGTTACTATTGATTTTGAGCCCTTCAGGCCTATCAATGCATCCCTGTACCTTTGTGACAATAAGTTCCACACTGAAGCTTTGAATGAACTCTTGGAATCTGATGAC AAGTTTGGCTTCATTGTTATGGATGGTAATGGAACTCTTTTTGGTACACTGAGTGGCAATACTCGTGAAGTGCTTCACAAATTCACTGTTGATCTCCCAAAGAAGCATGGAAGAGGAGGACAATCTGCTCTTCGGTTTGCTCGGCTTCGAATGGAAAAACGTCATAATTATGTCCGAAAGACAGCCGAACTTGCTACACAGTTTTTCATCAATCCAGCTACCAGTCAGCCTAATGTTGCTGGACTTATATTGGCTGGTTCTGCTGATTTTAAGACAGAATTGAGCCAATCTGACATGTTTGATCAGCGTCTCCAGGCCAAAATACTTAACATTGTTGATGTTTCATATGGTGGGGAGAACGGTTTTAACCAAGCTATTGAGTTGTCAGCTGAAATTCTAGCAAATGTGAAGTTCATACAAGAGAAAAAGCTGATTGGAAAGTATTTTGAAGAAATTAGTCAAGATACGGGGAAGTATGCGTTTGGTGTCGATGACACACTCAAAGCTCTTGAAATGGGTGCTGTGGAAACACTGATAGTGTGGGAAAACCTTGATGTCAACAGATATGTGCTTAAGAATAGTGCAACTGGAGAAACTGTTGTCAAACATCTGAACAAAGAGCAAGAAGCTGACCAGAGTCATTTCCGTGATCCAGCTACCAATGCTGAGCTGGAGGTTCAGGAGAAAACCTCACTCTTGGAATGGTTTGCAAATGAGTACAAAAAGTTTGGGTGCACACTTGAATTTGTTACCAACAAATCTCAAGAAGGATCTCAGTTTTGCAGAGGATTTGGTGGCATTGGTGGCATGTTGCGCTACCAACTGGACATCCGTTCTTTTGATGAGCTTTCTGATGACGAGGGTGTCTATGAAGACTCTGATTAA